The window CAAAGGAGTTTTGCACGCGGTAAAAGTCGCCCGGCACTTGGAAGATGACTATGTCCTGGATACCTTTCATGACAAATTATTGGCCGACGAGCTTCATGACGCTTTGCTCAAAAAAGGATTAATTGAAGAGATATGAGATAATTTTCAATTTTCAATTTTCAATTTACAATCAATTTTCAATGACCAAATTTTGAAAATTAACAAATTGTAAATTCAATGAAAATTGGTTATTGATTTTTGAAAATTAGATGTCTTTTGATTTGAATACAATTTTATTTCCACTGGCTTTATTTTTCGGAGTCGTTTGTTTTTTTAGCGGAGCGTATGTTATGTTGCGCAGTTTTTTTGGTTTCAGGGCTCAGATCAGCCGATCAGTCAATATGGATTTGGAAGTGATAAAGGTTTCCAAAATATACAAAAAAGATGAAGAGAGGACAGTCGAAAAAGATGCTTGGAAAGGTGAAATAGGGGCGATGGAACAGCTTTTGGTAACCCTTTCTAACATAAAGAAAAATGTCGGGATGTTCAAAAGAATTTTTTACGGATTTCCCCATATTTCCTTGGAAATTGCCAATCCGGCGGGAAACGAAGAAATTTTCTTCTACATATCGATTCCAAAGAAGTTTAGGGAAAGTATCGAAAAACAAGTTCTCAGTTTTTTCCCTAACGCATCACTGGAAAAAGTTCAGGATTATACCATTTTTTATCCGGGAAATTTTACGGCCGCGGCAACACTCAAACTTAAAAACAAATTCGTTCTTCCTCTCCGGACATATCAAATGATGGAAGTTGATCCGCTGAATGAAATTTCGAATTCATTGAGCAAATTGAATGAGGAAAAAGAAGGAGCGGCCATCCAGCTCGTTCTTACGCCGGCAGGATTTGAGTGGAAGGGCCATGGAAGAAGGATTGCGCATGAAATGCAGCAAGGAAAAAGGCTTAACGATGTTTTTTCAAAATCCGTTGCTAGCCAAATGGGGAAAGGACTTAGCAAGGGAGTTACTGATATTGTTTGGGCGGCGTCTTCCAAAAAAGAAAATTCTCTCGGAAAGGAAAAAGATTCAGTTCAACTGACTCCGGAAGAACAGGATCTCATAAAATCAATAGAAAAAAAATCAAGCCTGACCGGGTTCAGGGTTAATTTGCGCTTAGTTGCTTCGGCTGATAATCAGGCTAGAGCGGATGAGATTTTGGCTCATCTGGAAAACGCTTTTTCTCAGTTTGAAAATTCAGATACCAACTATTTTCAAGTGCAAAAAAGAGTCAAGGGAAAGAAAATCGCTTTTGATTATATTTTCAGAAATTTTGACGAAGAACACGCGGTTATCCTAAGCACGGAAGAAATTGCCAGTATTTTTCATCTTCCCATATCAACAACAGAAACCCCGAAAATAAAATGGCTGAAATCCGGAGTGGCCGCTCCTCCTTCCAATCTTCCGAAAGAGGGGGGCATCCTTCTTGGCTACAATGATTATCGAGGCCTTGAAACAAAAATCAGGCTTACTGATAATGACAGGAGAAGGCATATCTATACAATTGGGCAAACCGGCGTGGGAAAATCCGTATTTCTGCAGGAGATGGCCAAGCAAGATGCCAAGAGTGGAAGGGGTTTTTGTTTCATTGATCCGCACGGAGATGCAATCGAAGACATTCTTACCGTAATTCCCAAAGAAAGAGCGGAAGACGTGATTCTTTTTGATCCTTCAGATGTCGAAAGGCCATTTGGGCTGAATATGCTCGAGTATGATTCAGCTCATCCCGAACAAAAAACTTTTGTTATCAATGAAATGATCGGAATATTCGATCAGCTATACGATCTCAAATCAACCGGAGGGCCGATGTTCGAGCAATATATGCGAAATGCGATGCTTCTCATTATGGATGATCCGGATTCCGGCTCGACTCTTATGGAAATTTCCAAAGTTTTGTCAGATGAAGATTTCCGCAGAATGAAAATTTCAAGGTGCAAAAATCCGATTGTAGTTGATTTTTGGACTAAGGAAGCGGAGAAAGCCGGCGGGGAAGCGGCGCTGGCCAATATGGTTCCTTACATTACTTCCAAACTTACTACCTTTATTTCCAATGATATGATGCGGCCGATTATTGCTCAGCAAAAAAGC is drawn from Parcubacteria group bacterium and contains these coding sequences:
- a CDS encoding TraM recognition domain-containing protein → MNTILFPLALFFGVVCFFSGAYVMLRSFFGFRAQISRSVNMDLEVIKVSKIYKKDEERTVEKDAWKGEIGAMEQLLVTLSNIKKNVGMFKRIFYGFPHISLEIANPAGNEEIFFYISIPKKFRESIEKQVLSFFPNASLEKVQDYTIFYPGNFTAAATLKLKNKFVLPLRTYQMMEVDPLNEISNSLSKLNEEKEGAAIQLVLTPAGFEWKGHGRRIAHEMQQGKRLNDVFSKSVASQMGKGLSKGVTDIVWAASSKKENSLGKEKDSVQLTPEEQDLIKSIEKKSSLTGFRVNLRLVASADNQARADEILAHLENAFSQFENSDTNYFQVQKRVKGKKIAFDYIFRNFDEEHAVILSTEEIASIFHLPISTTETPKIKWLKSGVAAPPSNLPKEGGILLGYNDYRGLETKIRLTDNDRRRHIYTIGQTGVGKSVFLQEMAKQDAKSGRGFCFIDPHGDAIEDILTVIPKERAEDVILFDPSDVERPFGLNMLEYDSAHPEQKTFVINEMIGIFDQLYDLKSTGGPMFEQYMRNAMLLIMDDPDSGSTLMEISKVLSDEDFRRMKISRCKNPIVVDFWTKEAEKAGGEAALANMVPYITSKLTTFISNDMMRPIIAQQKSTINLREIMDSGKILLVNLSKGKIGEINAKLLGMVIVGKILMAALSRVDTPEDQRKDFYLYMDEFQNVTTDSIAQILSEARKYKLALILAHQFIAQLKEEISKAVFGNVGSIVAFRIGAEDAEFLEKQFSPIFTASDLVNVDNRNCFAKLLVNNELSKPFNMKTYPPTRGDQETANYLKELSRLKYGRDASIVNREIMDRSKIAEPAQ